The following coding sequences lie in one Candidatus Margulisiibacteriota bacterium genomic window:
- the xseB gene encoding exodeoxyribonuclease VII small subunit: protein MANMKKEKQLSELLNELDHVVSRLETEEVTLEDSFNLYKKGVETAQICYEKLRLVEQQIKVITEDKNGFKETILSKDAEDVSVSKIINKDEKKEEKTRKSVKDQPYAKEDGERTIFPGLFECKEADN from the coding sequence ATGGCAAATATGAAAAAAGAGAAACAATTATCAGAGTTATTAAATGAATTAGATCACGTGGTTTCGCGACTTGAGACGGAAGAGGTCACGCTGGAAGATTCTTTTAACCTTTATAAAAAAGGTGTCGAAACTGCTCAGATTTGCTATGAGAAACTGAGATTAGTTGAACAGCAGATTAAAGTTATTACAGAAGATAAAAATGGCTTTAAAGAAACTATTCTTTCAAAAGATGCAGAAGATGTAAGTGTAAGCAAAATTATCAATAAAGATGAAAAAAAAGAAGAGAAAACAAGAAAGTCAGTAAAGGATCAGCCATATGCCAAAGAGGATGGAGAGCGCACAATTTTTCCAGGATTATTTGAATGTAAAGAAGCAGATAATTAA
- a CDS encoding exodeoxyribonuclease VII large subunit produces MENSKTFTVTEANRYIKNILEQDIFLSRLFISGEISNLKHYKIGGQLYFTLKDETSQLNCVIFETMARQLKFSPENGMKVNAVGRLSVFEKKGYYNLQIFAMEPLGIGPLALAFEQLKQKLFQQGLFDQGRKKKIPQYPESIGIVSSPSGAALWDIVTVARRRAPYVKIYLYPAIVQGEKAPRSLIDALESANKHNKVDLILLARGGGSLEELFCFNDETLAYAISNSEIPVICAVGHEVDFTIADFVADLRAPTPSAAAEVIFKDVNESLNKIKIYEEIMLKKMQSIIEDCRLQIDNNISIMSDALHDIFDGSENKLGNLVARLESLNPLSILSRGYSVASINDKIIKKTIECKLGDSIATQVADGTIRSKIYQISTNSSLSGST; encoded by the coding sequence ATGGAAAATAGTAAAACTTTTACCGTAACTGAGGCAAACAGGTATATTAAGAATATCCTTGAGCAGGATATCTTTTTAAGTCGGTTGTTTATTTCCGGAGAGATTTCCAACCTGAAACACTACAAAATTGGCGGGCAACTCTATTTTACGCTTAAAGATGAAACCAGCCAGTTAAACTGTGTAATTTTTGAGACCATGGCCCGGCAACTCAAGTTTTCACCTGAAAATGGTATGAAGGTTAATGCTGTGGGGCGGCTTTCTGTTTTTGAGAAGAAAGGTTACTATAATCTCCAGATATTTGCGATGGAACCGTTGGGAATAGGACCTTTGGCACTTGCCTTTGAACAGTTAAAGCAAAAGCTTTTTCAACAAGGATTGTTTGATCAAGGTCGAAAAAAGAAAATCCCTCAGTACCCAGAATCAATAGGCATCGTTTCTTCGCCTTCGGGGGCAGCCCTATGGGATATCGTGACTGTTGCCAGAAGAAGAGCTCCCTACGTAAAAATATATCTTTATCCTGCAATTGTCCAAGGAGAAAAAGCGCCCCGGAGTTTAATTGACGCATTAGAAAGTGCGAATAAACATAATAAAGTCGACCTTATCCTGCTTGCCCGCGGCGGTGGATCTTTGGAAGAGCTTTTTTGTTTTAATGATGAAACCCTCGCTTATGCGATTAGCAACTCAGAAATACCCGTCATTTGCGCCGTAGGCCATGAGGTGGATTTTACAATTGCTGATTTCGTCGCTGATCTTAGGGCTCCAACGCCATCAGCAGCAGCGGAAGTTATTTTTAAAGATGTTAATGAGTCACTTAATAAAATAAAAATATATGAAGAAATAATGCTCAAAAAGATGCAATCGATTATTGAGGATTGTCGATTGCAAATAGATAATAATATTTCAATAATGAGCGATGCGCTCCATGATATCTTCGACGGAAGTGAAAACAAGCTTGGCAATCTGGTTGCAAGATTAGAATCTTTAAATCCACTTTCTATTCTTAGCCGCGGATATTCTGTAGCTTCCATTAATGATAAAATTATTAAAAAAACCATTGAATGTAAGCTCGGTGATAGTATTGCAACCCAAGTTGCAGATGGAACAATAAGATCAAAAATATATCAAATTAGTACGAACAGCAGTCTTAGTGGCTCGACGTAA
- a CDS encoding carbamoyl phosphate synthase small subunit, producing MKAILLLEDGRSFVGKSFGASGEVIGEVVFNTSMAGYQEIITDPSYQGQIVTMTYPLIGNYGMNQKDMESKKPFIKAFIVKETSNIYSNYRADCSLQAFFKTNNIIGLEDIDTRALVRHIRVQGAMQGIISTEDFDKESLLKKVKEAPSIVGKDLVCEVTTASSYIWGESTVDNTEFINPYFSAKNEKNSFNIVAYDFGIKHNILRLLIDHGGQVTVVPAATPAQEILAMNPDGIFLSNGPGDPSAVTYAINNLKQLLNLNIPIFGICLGHQLMSLALGAQTYKLKFGHRGGNHPVMDMVTKKVEITSQNHGFAVDEKSLAKTELELTHINLNDHTVEGVQHKTKPFFSVQYHPEASPGPHDSNYLFARFFDNIKNYKFNGK from the coding sequence ATGAAGGCAATTTTGTTATTAGAAGATGGTAGATCATTCGTCGGGAAGTCATTTGGCGCTTCCGGTGAAGTGATTGGCGAAGTAGTGTTCAATACTTCTATGGCAGGGTATCAGGAAATAATTACTGATCCATCATATCAAGGCCAGATTGTAACCATGACCTATCCTCTTATTGGTAATTATGGTATGAATCAAAAAGATATGGAATCAAAAAAGCCTTTCATTAAGGCATTTATTGTAAAAGAAACTTCAAATATTTATTCGAATTACCGGGCTGATTGTTCACTTCAGGCTTTTTTTAAAACAAATAATATTATTGGACTTGAAGATATTGATACGAGAGCGCTGGTTCGTCATATTCGAGTACAAGGTGCGATGCAAGGCATTATCTCGACCGAAGATTTTGATAAAGAGTCGTTATTGAAAAAAGTGAAAGAAGCGCCGTCAATCGTAGGAAAAGACCTGGTATGCGAGGTAACGACAGCTTCGTCTTATATATGGGGCGAGTCAACCGTGGATAACACTGAGTTCATTAATCCTTATTTCTCAGCTAAAAATGAAAAAAATTCCTTTAATATCGTAGCCTATGATTTTGGGATCAAGCATAATATTCTACGGTTGCTTATTGATCATGGCGGACAGGTAACCGTAGTTCCTGCGGCTACACCGGCGCAAGAGATTCTGGCGATGAACCCGGACGGCATTTTCCTTTCAAACGGACCTGGTGATCCGTCCGCTGTAACCTATGCAATCAATAACTTGAAACAGCTGCTTAATCTGAATATTCCGATTTTTGGGATTTGTTTAGGGCATCAACTGATGAGCTTGGCTTTAGGTGCCCAGACGTATAAATTGAAGTTTGGACATCGGGGCGGTAATCATCCGGTGATGGATATGGTTACGAAAAAAGTTGAGATAACTAGCCAGAACCATGGCTTTGCTGTTGATGAAAAGTCTTTGGCGAAAACAGAGCTTGAGCTTACCCATATTAATCTTAACGATCATACGGTTGAAGGTGTACAGCATAAGACAAAACCTTTTTTTTCTGTCCAATATCATCCGGAAGCTTCTCCTGGCCCTCATGATTCGAATTATCTTTTTGCTCGATTTTTCGATAATATAAAAAACTATAAATTTAATGGAAAATAG
- a CDS encoding dihydroorotase: protein MVIFPDSNIEELMDILIVDKKIQLLGKNIENSEATVVDAAGCYVVPGLIDMHVHLREPGQEYKEDIVTGTRAAAAGGFTSIACMPNTDPVVDSPEIVQFLMNKIKTSAKVKVYPIGSITKNLEGKQLSEMGLMFSSGAVAFSDDGKYVHNSEVMKNALLYSRTLGVPLISHSEDPFLVEDGEMNEGYYSTILGLKGIPAVAEEIAIARDILLARYYGPVHIAHVSTKNAVEMIRKAKQEGVPITAETAPHYFWFTDEDVKTYNTNFKMKPPLRTKEDKDALIEGLKDGTIDVIATDHAPHSIDEKLCEFRLAAFGIIGLETALSATITKLYYENNLPLPLIFQKLTCNPARILNLRSGTIIAGEYADITIIDINKVYTVSEKHFYSKSHNSPFLGIEFKGKVVYTFVDGAMVFSKNKVH, encoded by the coding sequence ATGGTTATTTTTCCTGATAGCAATATAGAAGAATTAATGGATATTCTTATTGTTGATAAAAAGATTCAATTACTAGGTAAGAATATTGAAAATAGTGAAGCTACCGTGGTTGATGCTGCCGGATGTTATGTGGTTCCCGGGCTTATTGATATGCATGTTCATTTACGTGAGCCGGGGCAAGAATATAAAGAAGACATTGTAACCGGTACGAGAGCAGCTGCGGCGGGAGGGTTTACCTCTATTGCTTGCATGCCGAATACAGATCCGGTAGTGGATTCGCCGGAAATAGTTCAATTTTTAATGAATAAAATAAAAACTTCAGCCAAGGTAAAAGTCTATCCTATCGGCTCAATAACCAAAAACCTTGAAGGAAAGCAGCTCTCTGAAATGGGACTTATGTTTTCTTCCGGGGCTGTCGCTTTTTCCGATGATGGTAAGTATGTTCATAATTCAGAAGTGATGAAAAACGCCCTTCTCTATTCCCGTACCTTAGGGGTTCCGCTTATTTCTCATAGTGAGGATCCTTTTTTAGTTGAAGACGGCGAAATGAATGAAGGATATTATTCAACGATATTAGGGCTCAAGGGAATTCCTGCTGTCGCAGAAGAAATAGCCATAGCCCGGGATATTTTACTTGCCCGGTATTACGGGCCGGTACATATAGCACATGTCAGCACTAAAAATGCAGTTGAGATGATAAGAAAAGCCAAGCAGGAAGGTGTGCCCATAACGGCAGAAACAGCGCCACACTATTTTTGGTTTACTGATGAAGATGTCAAAACCTATAACACAAATTTTAAAATGAAGCCGCCATTAAGAACGAAGGAAGACAAGGATGCCTTAATCGAGGGTCTCAAAGACGGGACGATCGATGTCATTGCAACTGATCATGCTCCGCATTCAATCGATGAGAAATTGTGTGAGTTTCGTTTGGCTGCATTTGGGATCATAGGGCTTGAGACTGCGCTATCTGCTACGATTACGAAGCTTTATTATGAAAATAATTTGCCCTTACCTTTAATTTTTCAAAAATTAACCTGCAATCCGGCTCGAATTCTCAATTTGCGGAGCGGAACGATTATCGCTGGTGAATATGCCGATATTACTATTATTGATATAAACAAGGTTTATACCGTATCTGAAAAGCATTTTTATTCGAAATCCCATAACTCGCCATTCCTGGGAATTGAATTTAAGGGAAAAGTTGTCTATACTTTTGTGGATGGAGCGATGGTTTTCAGCAAAAATAAGGTACATTAA
- a CDS encoding aspartate carbamoyltransferase — protein sequence MPLSTKDLIGLRTLSKKDLEFILSQAVYFKEVLSRPIKQVPALRGKTIVNLFCEPSTRTRCSFDMAIKNLSASALTVSVNTSSVTKGESLLDTVKNLEAMGVDAFIIRHSMGGVPKFIADHSNIPIINAGDGFCEHPTQALLDIFTMQEEKGYLKGKKVVILGDIKHSRVARSNIWGLKKLGCDVVVCGPPTLIPEEIEKTGVKVCYNLQEALADADFINVLRIQMERQRVGLFPSAREYHSLFGINRKTLKYAKKDVTILHPGPINRGVEITSEIADGPYNVILHQVTNGIAIRMAVLFLLLTKRNKGQTT from the coding sequence ATGCCCTTGAGCACGAAAGATTTAATCGGATTAAGAACGCTCTCGAAAAAAGATTTAGAATTTATTCTAAGCCAGGCGGTTTATTTTAAAGAAGTTCTGTCCAGACCTATTAAGCAGGTTCCCGCACTTCGTGGGAAGACCATTGTTAATCTTTTTTGTGAACCGAGCACCAGAACAAGGTGCTCGTTTGATATGGCTATCAAGAACCTTAGCGCGAGTGCTCTGACGGTTTCTGTGAATACCAGCTCAGTTACTAAGGGAGAATCTCTTCTCGACACAGTAAAAAACCTTGAGGCCATGGGGGTCGATGCTTTTATTATTCGTCATTCCATGGGTGGAGTCCCGAAATTTATTGCTGATCATAGTAATATTCCTATTATCAATGCTGGCGATGGCTTTTGTGAGCATCCCACCCAGGCGTTGCTGGATATTTTTACCATGCAGGAAGAAAAAGGCTATCTCAAGGGTAAGAAAGTAGTTATTTTAGGGGACATCAAGCATTCACGAGTTGCCCGGTCCAATATCTGGGGCTTAAAAAAACTTGGGTGTGACGTTGTTGTCTGCGGTCCGCCAACCTTAATTCCGGAAGAGATAGAAAAAACTGGGGTGAAAGTTTGTTATAACTTGCAGGAAGCCTTAGCTGATGCAGATTTTATCAACGTTCTTCGAATACAAATGGAACGACAGCGAGTTGGCTTATTTCCTTCAGCCAGAGAATATCATTCGCTCTTTGGCATCAACCGCAAAACTTTAAAATACGCCAAAAAAGATGTTACCATTCTTCATCCCGGACCAATTAACCGGGGAGTTGAAATTACTTCGGAGATCGCTGACGGACCATATAATGTGATATTGCATCAAGTGACGAATGGAATTGCCATACGAATGGCTGTGCTGTTCTTGTTACTAACAAAAAGAAACAAAGGGCAAACGACGTGA
- a CDS encoding phosphoglucomutase/phosphomannomutase family protein: MIKFGTDGWRAVIADEFTFENVSVVSQAVAEYIKSEDKLRDGVVIGYDNRFLSEKFARKAADVLVSNGISVYLCEQAVPTPVLSFSVVKHKSFLGIMITASHNPYEYNGYKIKMDCGASASQEITKAIESNLNKVSPLIDEKELSNVIYINPKNEYIEYVKQIVDFENFKKADFEIIVDNLYGPGAGYITDILSETAIKVTEINNYRDPLFGGVNPEPLAQNTPELLEMMQEEKSWRVGIVLDGDADRIALVNSQGKFISAQETFVLLLEYMFAVKKKQGAVAKAFNMTRMLDKLAKKYGINLIETKIGFKYLATYLINKEVILAGEESGGYGTSMHLPERDGVFNALLIIELLALTNKMPEEILQSVMQEVGSYYYSRIDISTPDSKVKDAVMNSLLSETIREFGSIPVKEKIEFDGIKFLLENDGWILFRTSGTENLLRVYAEGRSEDNLKSILNSGKTYVERFIKT; this comes from the coding sequence ATGATAAAATTTGGGACTGATGGCTGGAGAGCTGTTATCGCAGATGAATTCACATTTGAAAATGTATCGGTTGTTTCGCAAGCTGTTGCTGAGTATATCAAGTCGGAAGACAAACTGCGTGATGGTGTTGTTATCGGATATGATAACCGGTTCCTTTCCGAAAAATTTGCAAGAAAAGCTGCCGATGTACTTGTATCTAACGGTATTTCAGTTTATTTGTGCGAACAAGCCGTGCCAACACCTGTTCTTTCTTTTTCCGTTGTTAAGCACAAGTCATTTCTCGGAATTATGATAACTGCCAGCCATAATCCGTATGAATATAACGGGTACAAAATAAAGATGGACTGTGGAGCTTCTGCTTCTCAAGAAATAACTAAGGCAATTGAATCGAATCTCAATAAGGTTTCACCATTGATTGACGAAAAAGAATTAAGTAATGTCATTTATATTAATCCTAAAAATGAGTATATCGAGTATGTAAAACAAATAGTCGACTTTGAAAATTTTAAAAAAGCCGATTTTGAGATTATCGTTGATAACCTTTATGGTCCCGGGGCTGGCTATATCACTGATATATTAAGCGAAACGGCTATTAAGGTTACCGAAATTAATAATTACCGCGATCCTTTATTCGGTGGCGTTAATCCAGAGCCTTTAGCGCAGAATACTCCGGAGCTTCTAGAAATGATGCAGGAAGAAAAATCCTGGCGTGTCGGTATTGTGCTTGATGGAGATGCCGATAGGATTGCTCTGGTCAATTCTCAGGGCAAATTTATATCTGCTCAGGAAACTTTTGTTCTTCTGCTTGAGTACATGTTTGCGGTTAAAAAGAAACAAGGTGCCGTCGCTAAAGCTTTTAATATGACGAGAATGCTTGATAAACTTGCGAAAAAATATGGTATTAATTTAATAGAAACAAAGATCGGGTTTAAATATCTGGCAACGTACCTTATCAATAAAGAGGTAATTCTGGCGGGAGAGGAAAGTGGTGGCTATGGTACGAGTATGCATCTTCCTGAACGGGATGGTGTTTTTAACGCATTACTTATTATAGAACTCCTGGCACTGACGAATAAGATGCCAGAAGAGATCCTTCAGTCGGTAATGCAGGAGGTAGGCTCTTATTATTACAGTAGAATTGATATTTCTACACCTGATTCAAAAGTAAAAGATGCAGTTATGAATAGCTTGCTATCCGAGACAATTCGCGAGTTCGGCTCGATTCCTGTTAAAGAAAAAATAGAATTTGACGGGATTAAGTTCCTTCTCGAAAATGATGGCTGGATTCTCTTCCGTACTTCAGGTACCGAAAACCTGTTAAGAGTCTATGCCGAAGGTCGTTCTGAAGACAATCTCAAGAGCATCCTCAATTCTGGGAAAACCTATGTTGAGCGCTTTATTAAAACTTGA
- a CDS encoding excinuclease ABC subunit C — protein sequence MVYNIHMKNVYENVKKLPKNPGVYIMYDRTGEVIYVGKAKSLIDRVSSYFNSHNTSSKTALLVSLIDHIEYIVTDTEVEALVLESNLIKKYMPRFNVMLKDDKHYPYIKVTVNDRYPSIQVVRKKFDDGAKYFGPFPQSSIIKPSLKFITKHFPIRVCTGAVNEKKKCLNYHIRRCLGPCVDDISEEDYRQFTGEVVLFLQGKHERLKLEIEKKMKEFSQNQQYEQAAIYRDRLHSLQKITQKQKMILDANDNIDVLVYEQESGIVYVCIMVFREGFLIHQYNYSLDIGDEDNIDEVLTQGVLQHYSEVDEFPQEILMQESLKISGNLGESLKVFFKNKVAIKYPHMGQKYDLINLAAQNVIKFIGNRNILTPKARRELEKLKEELALDSLPVSILGFDISHLSGTNTVASAVYFENGKPKKSNYKRYLLKTVGSKPDDYRSMFEVISRYFGKQPSADIILIDGGKGQLGSALQAFVETGKSYKVLISLAKKEEEIFLPGRETSIKLAKNSPALHVLQRVRDEAHRFAITYQKQRHTKNTFRSALEEIPGVSKDRRQKLLFYFGSLEAVKKASLDDIINIPGFGHSLAQKIYDVFH from the coding sequence TTGGTTTATAATATTCATATGAAAAATGTTTATGAAAATGTAAAAAAACTCCCCAAAAATCCGGGTGTTTATATCATGTATGACCGCACTGGTGAGGTCATATATGTTGGAAAAGCAAAATCCTTAATCGATAGGGTTTCTTCGTATTTTAATTCCCACAATACTTCTTCCAAAACCGCTCTATTAGTGAGCCTTATCGATCATATAGAGTATATTGTAACTGATACCGAAGTCGAGGCTCTGGTTCTTGAAAGTAATCTAATAAAGAAATACATGCCGCGATTCAATGTAATGTTGAAAGATGATAAGCATTATCCGTATATTAAGGTTACGGTTAATGATCGTTACCCTTCGATTCAAGTTGTGAGAAAGAAGTTTGATGACGGAGCGAAATATTTTGGACCTTTTCCTCAAAGTAGCATCATCAAGCCATCTTTAAAATTTATAACAAAGCATTTTCCAATACGAGTCTGTACTGGTGCAGTGAACGAAAAGAAAAAATGCCTTAATTATCATATCCGGAGATGTCTTGGGCCTTGTGTCGACGATATTTCTGAGGAAGATTACCGGCAGTTTACTGGAGAAGTCGTTCTCTTTCTTCAGGGAAAACACGAGCGGCTTAAATTAGAAATCGAAAAAAAAATGAAGGAGTTCTCGCAAAACCAACAATACGAACAAGCCGCAATCTATCGAGATCGTTTGCATAGTCTCCAGAAAATTACTCAAAAGCAAAAAATGATTTTAGACGCAAATGATAATATTGATGTGCTTGTGTACGAACAGGAATCGGGTATTGTTTATGTATGCATAATGGTTTTCCGTGAAGGATTTTTGATTCATCAATATAACTATTCTTTGGATATAGGTGATGAGGACAATATCGATGAAGTATTAACCCAAGGGGTGCTCCAGCATTATTCAGAGGTAGATGAATTTCCTCAGGAGATCCTTATGCAGGAATCGTTAAAAATTTCAGGTAATCTAGGGGAATCACTAAAAGTTTTTTTTAAAAATAAAGTTGCAATAAAATACCCTCATATGGGGCAAAAATATGATCTGATTAATCTGGCTGCACAAAATGTAATAAAATTTATTGGGAACAGGAATATTCTTACTCCGAAGGCACGGAGAGAACTGGAAAAACTGAAAGAGGAATTGGCCCTTGATTCTTTACCTGTGTCAATTCTTGGCTTTGATATCTCTCACTTGTCAGGGACTAACACCGTGGCATCCGCAGTATATTTTGAAAATGGAAAACCAAAGAAAAGCAATTATAAAAGATATCTTTTAAAGACTGTAGGTTCGAAACCTGACGATTATCGATCGATGTTCGAAGTTATATCAAGGTATTTTGGTAAACAGCCATCTGCCGATATTATTCTGATTGATGGTGGTAAGGGACAGCTCGGTAGTGCACTGCAAGCCTTTGTTGAAACCGGCAAGTCATATAAAGTTCTAATTAGCTTAGCGAAAAAAGAAGAAGAGATATTTCTTCCCGGAAGAGAGACCAGTATCAAGCTTGCTAAAAATTCTCCGGCATTGCATGTTCTTCAACGAGTGAGGGATGAAGCCCATCGATTTGCTATAACGTATCAAAAACAGAGGCATACTAAAAATACTTTCCGGTCGGCATTGGAAGAAATTCCTGGTGTAAGTAAGGATCGGAGGCAAAAATTGCTTTTTTATTTTGGCTCTTTAGAAGCTGTAAAAAAAGCCTCACTTGATGATATAATAAATATACCTGGCTTCGGCCACTCCTTAGCTCAAAAAATATATGATGTTTTTCATTAA
- a CDS encoding 50S ribosomal protein L9 encodes MRKIRYYKRGVSSVVKVILKNDDKVLGEKGEVVEVSDGYARNFLLPRKLVVIASDNNLKFYESIRKAQAKKLAKLKEDEKAVKDKIEAARVVIKVKAGSNKKLFGSITTEMIATALNAQVGIDLDKRRIIIPAPIKMTGKYTAQAKLKYKLVATVKLDIVPEEQEVDEEQSAE; translated from the coding sequence ATACGAAAGATTCGTTACTATAAGAGAGGTGTAAGTTCCGTGGTAAAAGTAATTCTTAAAAATGATGACAAAGTGTTAGGCGAAAAAGGAGAAGTCGTAGAAGTTTCTGATGGTTATGCCAGAAATTTTTTGCTTCCTAGAAAATTGGTAGTTATTGCCAGTGATAATAACCTTAAGTTTTATGAAAGCATAAGAAAAGCCCAAGCTAAAAAATTAGCAAAATTAAAAGAAGATGAAAAGGCTGTAAAAGATAAGATTGAAGCAGCGCGTGTTGTTATAAAAGTGAAAGCTGGAAGCAACAAGAAGCTTTTTGGATCTATCACGACTGAAATGATTGCGACTGCCCTTAATGCCCAAGTGGGCATCGATCTTGATAAGCGAAGGATTATTATACCAGCACCAATAAAAATGACTGGTAAGTATACTGCCCAAGCAAAATTGAAATATAAATTAGTTGCTACCGTAAAGCTCGATATAGTGCCTGAGGAACAGGAAGTAGACGAAGAACAGTCAGCGGAGTAG
- the rpsR gene encoding 30S ribosomal protein S18, translating into MNPEKVRVRKKKRRLCAFCVDKQDIIDYKDISRLRKYVSERGKILPRRNTGNCAKHQRAVTEAIKKARAIGFLPFVVE; encoded by the coding sequence ATGAATCCAGAAAAAGTAAGAGTAAGAAAGAAAAAAAGAAGATTATGTGCCTTTTGTGTCGATAAACAAGATATTATTGACTATAAAGATATCAGCCGTTTGAGGAAGTATGTATCCGAAAGAGGCAAAATTCTTCCAAGACGTAATACTGGGAATTGTGCAAAACATCAGAGAGCTGTGACTGAAGCTATAAAAAAAGCACGAGCTATCGGGTTTCTTCCATTTGTAGTTGAGTAA
- a CDS encoding single-stranded DNA-binding protein, whose translation MFNKVFIIGNLTKDPEMRYTPGGIAVTRFTIAVNRSFKKSTDSAANSEADFLRIVTWRRLAEVCGEFLKKGTSVFIEGRLQIDSYEKDGEKKISAEIIADNMQILSKKSGMTEADFETEDNLNS comes from the coding sequence ATGTTTAACAAAGTATTTATTATCGGTAATTTAACGAAAGATCCTGAAATGAGGTATACTCCTGGCGGGATTGCAGTTACCAGATTTACTATTGCAGTTAATCGATCTTTTAAAAAGAGTACGGATAGTGCTGCTAATAGTGAAGCGGATTTTCTTCGAATCGTTACCTGGAGAAGGCTCGCTGAAGTGTGCGGCGAGTTCCTTAAAAAGGGAACTTCGGTATTTATTGAAGGAAGATTGCAGATTGATTCTTATGAGAAAGACGGAGAAAAGAAAATTAGTGCCGAGATTATTGCTGATAACATGCAGATCCTTAGCAAGAAATCCGGAATGACTGAAGCTGATTTTGAGACTGAGGATAATCTTAATTCGTAG
- a CDS encoding single-stranded DNA-binding protein produces the protein MANLNKIILVGNLTADPEMRFTVDGSAVTKYRLAVQRPPKSDGGESGVDFIPIVTFGRLAEISGEYLKKGKTVLVEGRIQVRSYTTTEGQSKWATEVIANVMRMLDKKGMEETPSGSEKATEAAGAGSAVDLDSEDALYDDIPF, from the coding sequence ATGGCAAATTTGAACAAAATAATATTAGTCGGCAATTTGACTGCTGACCCTGAGATGAGATTCACCGTAGATGGTTCTGCTGTAACCAAATACCGGCTGGCTGTACAGCGACCGCCGAAGAGTGACGGAGGAGAGTCCGGCGTGGATTTTATTCCTATCGTTACGTTTGGGCGGCTTGCTGAAATATCTGGTGAATATCTTAAAAAAGGGAAAACGGTCCTTGTTGAGGGACGAATTCAAGTTCGCAGTTACACGACAACTGAGGGCCAAAGCAAATGGGCCACAGAGGTAATTGCTAATGTTATGCGGATGCTTGATAAAAAAGGCATGGAAGAGACTCCTTCTGGTTCAGAAAAAGCTACTGAGGCGGCTGGTGCTGGGTCGGCTGTTGACCTTGACTCGGAAGATGCTCTTTACGATGACATACCGTTTTAG
- the rpsF gene encoding 30S ribosomal protein S6 encodes MKKYELIVIFHPEMQDEEINKNLEEIQKVIVSKKGEVFGVDKWGIREIATEFDKTNSGFYVLIDFEGDNEILNKLYSSLKVNERVVRYLLTVKVIEKEKVVKASK; translated from the coding sequence TTGAAAAAATATGAGCTGATAGTAATATTTCACCCTGAAATGCAGGATGAAGAAATCAATAAGAACTTAGAGGAGATTCAAAAGGTAATTGTCTCCAAAAAGGGAGAAGTGTTTGGAGTTGATAAGTGGGGGATAAGGGAAATCGCTACAGAATTTGATAAGACGAATTCCGGGTTTTATGTTCTCATAGATTTTGAGGGAGATAATGAAATCCTCAATAAACTCTATAGCTCACTGAAGGTCAATGAACGTGTTGTAAGATATCTTCTTACGGTAAAGGTTATTGAAAAAGAAAAGGTAGTAAAGGCTAGTAAATAG
- a CDS encoding two-component system response regulator: protein MNAKRILLADDNESVRKSVGFYLKAKNFEVEYARDGEEALQRLDTFRPEIIILDIKMPKMNGIAFIKEIQEREDMKDVPIIVITAVTNLNSDIEIGDKKIKVVQKPFSLDQLLKEVYYAANC from the coding sequence ATGAATGCAAAGAGAATTTTGTTAGCCGATGATAATGAAAGTGTAAGGAAGTCGGTAGGGTTTTATCTCAAAGCGAAAAACTTTGAAGTGGAATATGCCCGTGATGGAGAAGAAGCCCTCCAACGACTTGATACCTTTCGACCGGAGATTATTATCCTCGATATAAAAATGCCGAAAATGAATGGGATCGCATTCATTAAAGAAATTCAGGAACGTGAAGATATGAAGGATGTTCCTATTATTGTCATTACCGCAGTTACTAACTTGAATAGTGATATAGAAATAGGCGACAAAAAAATAAAAGTAGTGCAAAAACCTTTTAGTCTCGACCAGTTATTGAAAGAGGTTTATTATGCTGCCAATTGCTAA